The Rathayibacter caricis DSM 15933 genomic sequence GTCGCCGAGGCGCTCGACGAGGTCGTCGTCTCCGAAGTTCAGCTCGTCGTCACCGACGCGCGTGTCCTGTGCCATGATCGGCCCTTGCTCTCGAGGTATTGACCTCGGCGATGACCGCGTCGACGGTCTGCTCGAAGTCGAGATGAGTGGAGTCGAGAAGAGTGACTCCTTCTGCGGCGTTGAGGAAATCGACCACCTGGGAGTCGGCGCGGTCCCTCGACCGCAGTGCCTGACCCGTCGCTTCCGCGGATTCCGTGGTGACTTCGCGCGAACGCCTCGCCATTCTAGCCTCTTCGCTCGCCGTGAGCAGGATCCGGACCGCCGCCGTCGGTGCGACCACGGTGGTGATGTCCCGTCCCTCGACGATGATGCCCGCCTTGCGGGTCTCGCCGATGATCCGCCGGAAGAGCAGCGTGACCCGTCGGCGCACCTCCGGCACCTTCGCCACGGCCGACACCCGGCCCGTGACACGGGGCTCCCGGATCGCCGCGGTCACCTCGGTCCGGCCGACCCAGACGGAGTAGGACTCGGGGTCGGTGCCGATGGAGTAGTCGAAGCCGTCGAGGGCGTCGACGATCGCGTCCTCGTCGTCGAAGTCGAGCCCGACCTCGAGCGCGTGCCAGGCGAGGGCCCGGTAGGCCGCGCCCGTGTCGAGGAACTCGAAGTCGAGGCGGCGGGCCGCCTCGCGCGAGACGCTCGACTTGCCGCTCCCGGCGGGGCCGTCGACGGCGACCACGACCGCGTCGCCGAAGTCGGCGGACTCGTCGGCGCGCGCACCGCGGGTCGACGACGGAGCGGCTCCGCCCTCCTCCGGCATGCTCTGCTGGGCTCTGCGGGCGGGCGTCATCCTGTTCAGGCCGCCCTCCTGCCTGCTCTGCTCCGTGCTCATCCGGCGATCCTCCAGCCGCGTGCGGTCAGTTCCTCGGTCAGCGGCCCGACCGCCTCGGGCACCACCGAGATCTCGGCAAGGCCCACGCGGCGCCCCTCCGCGTGCTCGAGGCGCACGTCCTCCATGTTGACGCCGGCCTTGCCGATCTCGACGAGG encodes the following:
- the cmk gene encoding (d)CMP kinase produces the protein MSTEQSRQEGGLNRMTPARRAQQSMPEEGGAAPSSTRGARADESADFGDAVVVAVDGPAGSGKSSVSREAARRLDFEFLDTGAAYRALAWHALEVGLDFDDEDAIVDALDGFDYSIGTDPESYSVWVGRTEVTAAIREPRVTGRVSAVAKVPEVRRRVTLLFRRIIGETRKAGIIVEGRDITTVVAPTAAVRILLTASEEARMARRSREVTTESAEATGQALRSRDRADSQVVDFLNAAEGVTLLDSTHLDFEQTVDAVIAEVNTSRARADHGTGHARR